One segment of Methanolinea mesophila DNA contains the following:
- a CDS encoding oligosaccharyl transferase, archaeosortase A system-associated, whose product MDGPFSRVTKAAGRHPFAVIGVLLVIFMALAFALRLIDLPYLVSDGVARVFGADPWYNLRQIESMAVQFPNYNWFDPMTAYPQGKVIDWGPLFPFITTGVVLLAGAAGSRYELIYTASFVPPLMAALTVPLVFLVARRLCDWKAGLIAAGMIAIIPGGYLFRTSFGFVDHHAAEVLFSTLFCLAYILALYNGGRRELSFNDTRGLAVAGGLALAAGVAYLLGLLVMPTMILFALIVALYTLAQFIADSWAGKTSVSLAFTNIVAFGLVLVVYTLFMVQRQGMALFTYSIAHSYMYALLIAGTLALFGFSVAFRKNRLHFLGAVIVTLVAALAAIAFLATPVWKVIIDSIGGFFGQSALLYPISEMEPLDLATAWTSFNWGLVLLAAGLAVLCVLWMKKRHPWHLFTLAWAAVIIFSTVIHARYEYYLAPIVAITSGVGAIYLIALSQGTKQERSKGKEKGEGLSAWRRHAGEVMILLLVLFTVFSLYSDVTAPAEFRTTIIPDDWASTMDWISVNTPDPGVDYLGKYTKDGWTYPAESYGIISLWDSGHWITFLGKRIPNSNPFQDNVLGRTSTTAFLMAGTEKDAQRVADRLGSRFVITDIKLANTKFENTATWYNSSRGSGYYTMNFLAPVQGGEGFTPLTMVAPPYYSTMIARLQDFDGSMATPSEAYYIEYRTGGEGTPVVTRLAPLPYDQAVARLNEFSGEVHPDTAAGVFSVSLTVPLSTIPALQHYRLVYESPGVDSLTGLHEVKVFERVKGAEIQGDGVIELDLVTNQGRTLVYRQESVNGTFTVPYSTSGNPYPVRAVGPYRIVNSGRNVEVTEEDVQQGRQVR is encoded by the coding sequence ATGGACGGACCTTTTTCCCGGGTAACTAAGGCAGCAGGGAGGCATCCCTTTGCCGTTATTGGGGTACTGCTCGTGATTTTCATGGCGCTTGCCTTCGCCCTGCGTCTGATCGACCTCCCCTACCTGGTCTCCGACGGCGTAGCCAGGGTGTTCGGGGCCGACCCGTGGTATAACCTCAGGCAGATCGAATCGATGGCGGTACAGTTCCCCAACTATAACTGGTTCGATCCCATGACCGCCTATCCCCAGGGGAAGGTGATCGACTGGGGGCCGCTCTTCCCGTTCATCACCACAGGGGTCGTTCTCCTTGCCGGTGCAGCGGGGTCGAGGTACGAACTGATCTACACCGCATCGTTCGTCCCACCCCTGATGGCGGCGCTGACCGTGCCCCTTGTGTTCCTGGTCGCACGCAGGCTCTGCGACTGGAAGGCGGGCCTGATCGCGGCGGGGATGATCGCCATTATCCCCGGAGGCTACCTTTTCCGGACCTCCTTCGGATTCGTCGACCATCACGCGGCGGAGGTCCTGTTCTCGACCCTGTTCTGTCTGGCCTATATTCTCGCCCTGTACAATGGAGGAAGACGCGAACTCTCCTTTAACGACACCCGGGGGCTCGCCGTTGCAGGAGGGCTCGCCCTGGCGGCGGGAGTCGCCTACCTCCTCGGGCTGCTGGTCATGCCCACCATGATCCTTTTCGCCCTGATCGTGGCCCTCTATACCCTCGCCCAGTTCATCGCAGACTCCTGGGCAGGAAAAACAAGTGTGTCGCTGGCGTTCACCAACATCGTCGCGTTCGGGCTGGTGCTGGTGGTCTATACCCTTTTCATGGTCCAGCGGCAGGGAATGGCACTCTTCACCTACTCCATCGCCCACAGCTACATGTATGCCCTGCTGATCGCGGGCACGCTCGCCCTCTTCGGGTTCTCCGTCGCATTCAGGAAGAACAGGCTCCATTTTCTGGGAGCGGTGATCGTGACCCTCGTCGCGGCCCTCGCGGCGATCGCATTCCTGGCCACTCCGGTCTGGAAGGTCATCATCGACTCTATCGGGGGGTTCTTCGGGCAGTCGGCTCTCCTCTACCCGATCTCCGAGATGGAACCCCTGGACCTGGCCACCGCGTGGACGTCCTTCAACTGGGGGCTCGTCCTCCTGGCTGCCGGCCTCGCGGTACTGTGTGTCTTGTGGATGAAAAAACGGCATCCCTGGCACCTTTTTACGCTCGCCTGGGCCGCGGTGATAATCTTCTCCACGGTCATCCACGCCCGGTACGAGTACTACCTGGCCCCGATAGTCGCCATCACCTCCGGGGTGGGCGCAATATACCTGATCGCCTTGTCACAGGGCACGAAACAGGAGCGTTCGAAAGGGAAGGAGAAAGGAGAGGGGCTTTCAGCATGGAGGAGACACGCAGGAGAGGTCATGATCCTCCTGCTGGTGCTCTTCACGGTCTTTTCCCTGTATTCGGACGTTACCGCCCCTGCAGAGTTCCGGACCACAATCATTCCTGACGACTGGGCCTCGACCATGGACTGGATCTCCGTTAATACCCCCGATCCGGGGGTAGACTATCTCGGGAAGTATACGAAGGATGGATGGACCTATCCTGCGGAGTCGTATGGGATAATCTCCCTCTGGGATAGCGGACACTGGATTACGTTCCTCGGGAAACGCATCCCGAACTCGAACCCGTTCCAGGATAATGTGCTTGGGAGGACCAGTACCACCGCGTTCCTCATGGCCGGGACGGAGAAGGACGCGCAACGGGTTGCGGACAGACTCGGGTCCCGGTTCGTGATCACCGATATCAAGCTTGCGAATACGAAGTTCGAGAACACCGCCACCTGGTACAACAGCTCCCGGGGAAGCGGATACTACACCATGAACTTCCTTGCTCCGGTTCAGGGCGGGGAGGGATTCACCCCGCTCACCATGGTCGCCCCACCCTATTATTCCACCATGATCGCCCGGCTCCAGGACTTCGACGGATCGATGGCGACCCCGTCCGAGGCGTATTACATCGAGTACCGGACGGGAGGGGAAGGCACTCCGGTCGTGACCCGGCTCGCGCCCCTCCCATACGACCAGGCGGTCGCCAGATTAAATGAGTTTTCAGGTGAAGTGCACCCGGACACCGCCGCCGGAGTGTTCTCGGTTTCTCTCACCGTGCCACTCTCGACAATACCCGCCCTGCAGCATTACCGGTTGGTCTATGAGTCGCCGGGTGTCGACTCCCTTACCGGGCTCCATGAAGTCAAGGTATTCGAGAGGGTGAAAGGAGCAGAGATCCAGGGAGACGGGGTGATCGAGCTGGACCTTGTCACCAACCAGGGCCGCACGCTGGTATACCGGCAGGAAAGCGTGAACGGCACGTTTACCGTCCCCTATTCGACCAGCGGCAACCCCTACCCGGTCCGGGCTGTCGGGCCCTACCGTATCGTGAACAGTGGGAGAAATGTTGAAGTAACCGAAGAGGACGTGCAGCAGGGAAGACAGGTGCGGTAA
- a CDS encoding glycosyltransferase family 4 protein, translating to MKIAFVYDAIYPFVKGGGEKRIHDLAVRLASRGHEIHLYGLKFWDGPLSVKREGLTLHGVIPAMQLYAGQRRAIPEAVFYGAGVFPALIRDRFDVVDCQQFPYFSGLASRVAASMRKDPLAITWYEVWGEYWDEYLGAVGGVGKFMDRVLTRLSPYHIAISAAVKKRLDEKLSLPGATVIPHAIDIHHIDRVRPAAESPDILFAGRFIREKNIGLLIAAVDRIREEKPDVSCMLVGDGPEMQHLVSEVRRLHLERNVTFTGFLEDHDQVLALMKTSRVFAFPSAREGYGIGALEALACGTPLVTLDHEMNAAKEFVTEKTGFLTTESPEELGHALMRALERSGDLSPSCREYSRMYDWEEVCSAAERYYSWVAADFSARGR from the coding sequence ATGAAAATTGCGTTCGTATACGACGCAATATACCCTTTTGTAAAAGGCGGGGGCGAAAAAAGGATCCACGACCTCGCGGTGCGCCTCGCCTCCCGGGGGCATGAAATCCATCTCTATGGGCTGAAATTCTGGGATGGTCCGTTGAGTGTCAAAAGGGAAGGACTTACCCTGCACGGCGTCATCCCCGCCATGCAACTCTACGCGGGTCAGCGGAGAGCCATTCCGGAGGCCGTATTCTACGGGGCCGGGGTCTTTCCTGCCCTTATCCGGGACCGGTTCGATGTCGTGGACTGCCAGCAGTTCCCCTATTTTTCGGGCCTCGCTTCACGGGTCGCCGCGTCGATGAGGAAAGATCCCCTCGCGATCACGTGGTACGAAGTGTGGGGCGAATACTGGGACGAATACCTCGGCGCCGTGGGTGGAGTGGGGAAGTTCATGGACCGGGTGCTCACCCGCCTGTCCCCGTACCATATCGCGATATCAGCCGCAGTAAAAAAGCGGCTTGATGAGAAACTTTCCCTGCCGGGAGCGACGGTGATCCCCCACGCCATCGACATACACCACATCGACAGGGTCAGACCGGCGGCGGAGTCCCCGGATATCCTTTTCGCCGGGAGGTTCATCCGTGAAAAAAACATCGGTCTCCTTATCGCGGCGGTGGACCGTATCCGGGAGGAAAAACCGGACGTCTCCTGCATGCTGGTCGGGGACGGACCTGAAATGCAGCACCTCGTCTCCGAGGTACGCCGGCTGCACCTCGAGAGGAACGTCACGTTCACCGGGTTTTTGGAGGATCACGATCAGGTTCTGGCGCTCATGAAGACCTCCCGGGTCTTTGCATTCCCGTCAGCCCGGGAGGGATACGGGATCGGCGCCCTGGAGGCACTCGCCTGCGGCACACCCCTGGTAACGCTCGACCATGAGATGAACGCGGCAAAGGAATTCGTCACCGAAAAAACCGGATTTCTGACAACGGAGTCTCCGGAAGAACTGGGTCACGCCCTCATGCGGGCGCTGGAACGGTCGGGGGACCTCTCCCCGTCGTGCCGGGAATATTCCAGGATGTACGACTGGGAGGAGGTCTGTTCAGCGGCGGAACGCTATTACTCCTGGGTCGCGGCCGATTTTTCGGCGAGAGGACGCTGA
- a CDS encoding DPM/DPG synthase family glycosyltransferase: protein MKLGPGKNDKEDRSDHPDISIILPAMNEELTIGRCIERIRDGLSRCELSAEIVVSDSSSDRTPEIARSMGARVVHPKNRGYGNAYLEGFRASRGGIIVIGDSDGTYDFSELPRLVAPILKGADLVVGSRFQGTMEKGSMPALHYYIGNPLLTKILNLAFKTNYSDTHSGFRAITRTAWESLNLRSTGMEFASEMLVMASINGLKVAEVPISYSPRVAASKLHSFADGWRHLRFLFLLKPIPFLAIPGLLFSLMGVMLMGIFSLYGDVNQLHLNTFILGAFFLIGGVQFVLSAISIKTYSVVHGYDRMEGVAKYLMNYYNLEKMLVIGGILIFAGILLGSTIVADWISTGYGVLNQFSQAVTALLLTIVGLQVILTSIFVSMMLLNESSIPGE from the coding sequence GTGAAGTTGGGACCAGGGAAAAACGACAAAGAAGACCGATCGGATCATCCGGATATTTCCATAATCCTTCCGGCGATGAATGAAGAATTGACTATCGGGAGATGTATAGAGCGAATCCGCGACGGACTTTCCCGGTGCGAGCTTAGCGCCGAAATAGTGGTATCTGACTCATCGAGCGACCGGACTCCCGAGATTGCCCGATCAATGGGAGCACGAGTAGTCCATCCTAAAAACCGGGGGTACGGGAATGCCTACCTCGAAGGATTCAGGGCGTCAAGGGGCGGCATCATCGTAATAGGAGATTCCGACGGGACATACGATTTTTCAGAACTCCCCCGTCTTGTTGCCCCTATACTGAAAGGGGCAGACCTTGTTGTAGGGTCGAGGTTTCAGGGGACCATGGAGAAAGGGTCTATGCCTGCCCTTCACTACTATATCGGAAATCCATTGCTTACAAAAATCCTTAATCTGGCATTTAAAACCAATTATTCCGATACCCACAGCGGCTTCCGTGCAATTACGCGAACTGCCTGGGAATCGCTGAATCTCAGATCGACGGGAATGGAATTCGCTTCAGAGATGCTCGTTATGGCATCAATAAATGGGCTGAAAGTCGCGGAGGTTCCCATATCCTATAGCCCTCGTGTCGCAGCCTCAAAACTGCACAGTTTTGCGGATGGGTGGAGACATCTCCGGTTCTTGTTCCTCTTAAAACCGATACCGTTCCTCGCCATACCCGGACTTCTATTTTCCCTCATGGGTGTGATGCTTATGGGGATCTTCTCCCTCTATGGCGACGTCAACCAGCTTCACCTGAACACCTTCATTCTCGGGGCATTTTTCCTGATAGGCGGTGTGCAATTTGTTCTCTCTGCAATCTCGATCAAGACCTATTCTGTGGTTCACGGATATGACCGGATGGAAGGGGTTGCGAAGTACCTCATGAACTATTATAACCTGGAAAAAATGTTGGTCATTGGTGGAATTCTGATTTTTGCCGGAATTCTGCTCGGCTCCACCATCGTTGCGGATTGGATCTCCACCGGATACGGGGTGTTAAACCAGTTTTCACAGGCGGTAACCGCGCTCCTCCTGACCATCGTAGGTCTCCAGGTCATTCTCACCTCCATCTTCGTGAGTATGATGCTGCTCAACGAGTCTTCCATCCCGGGTGAATAA
- a CDS encoding nitroreductase family protein, with product MTAIIVKSERCTGCGICSEVCPLRIITVDEERGPRVEPLREAFCIECGHCEACCPESALVLDIGGREAPQERVTTFSPDEIGFYMKNRRSVRHYKKEPVSREMIEAILDVARYAPSGGNGQPVEWLVVYDPAKVRTLAGLTVDWMRHESAKESPVMPAAFLRGLIDSWDRGNDPVCRGAPHLLVAHIPGGQGSGPIDALIALTYADLAAPAFGVGTCWAGFLSMAVPVWKPLREALALPEGRVYSYALMCGYPRFIPRRIPHRKPLRVNWQ from the coding sequence ATGACCGCGATCATCGTAAAAAGCGAACGCTGCACCGGCTGCGGAATCTGCAGCGAAGTATGCCCTCTCAGGATCATTACCGTGGATGAGGAACGGGGTCCCCGGGTTGAGCCCCTACGGGAGGCGTTCTGCATTGAATGCGGGCATTGCGAGGCCTGCTGCCCCGAATCGGCCCTTGTTCTTGATATCGGGGGTCGGGAAGCACCGCAGGAAAGGGTTACGACCTTCTCGCCGGATGAGATCGGGTTTTATATGAAAAACCGGCGTTCGGTCAGGCACTACAAAAAAGAGCCGGTGTCCCGGGAGATGATCGAGGCGATCCTCGATGTCGCCCGCTACGCCCCTTCCGGTGGCAACGGGCAGCCGGTGGAGTGGCTCGTAGTGTATGATCCGGCGAAGGTCAGAACGCTCGCCGGCCTCACCGTCGACTGGATGCGGCACGAATCGGCAAAAGAATCTCCGGTAATGCCCGCGGCATTCCTCCGGGGACTTATAGATTCCTGGGACCGGGGAAACGACCCGGTCTGCAGGGGGGCCCCTCACCTGCTGGTGGCCCACATTCCCGGCGGTCAGGGTTCCGGGCCGATCGATGCACTCATCGCGCTGACCTACGCGGACCTCGCCGCACCCGCATTCGGGGTGGGGACCTGCTGGGCGGGTTTCCTTTCCATGGCGGTGCCGGTGTGGAAGCCGCTCCGGGAGGCGCTGGCTCTCCCGGAAGGCCGTGTGTACTCCTACGCCCTGATGTGCGGGTATCCCCGGTTCATACCTCGCCGGATCCCTCACAGGAAACCGCTCCGGGTAAACTGGCAGTGA